The sequence below is a genomic window from Cobetia sp. cqz5-12.
ACGAAACAGCGCCGTGGCATCACCACCGGCATTGTCACCGTCAGCCATCAACGCAAGTCCGGCAATCTCGCTCGGCTTGCTGCCAAACAGTGACGCGTAATCAGCACGCAGATCGCGCACCTCTGCCACCCACTGCCCTATCTTCTCGTCACCGGATTCAACGGCCAGCAGTATGGCGCGATCCGTGAAGGCGTTGTCCCAATGGCTGCCTCGCGCTTCATTGCTGGACCAGACGTAATTGATGGCCTCGACCTGCCACGGCAGGATACCGGTCTTGTTGACCACATAGAGGCGCGCCGGGTAGTCATCCCCTCCCTTGGTCTTCTCGTTCACGCCCGGATAGATGCTGTCCACCTGCCAGCACCACTTCAGATAGGGCGTCTCCTCGAGCGAGATATCTTCCTCGAGATAGCGCGCGGAGGCCTGCCCCTGAGCACGCGCCTCGAGAGCGGGTCGGCCTTCGCGCTCCACCACGCGATACGCGGTCTGGCCTTCGAAGGTCTTCTCGCCCCAGGCGAGAATCTCGGCCGGCGTGAAGGTCTTGTCAGCCGCCAGTGCCGCAGAGGGCATCACCGCCGCCAGCAGGCCACTGGAGGCGACTGCCGCGAGCATGGGGAAGAAGGAAGACAACTGACGGGAAGTGGTTTTCATTGGCAAGACTCCGAAGCGCTTGAACAACGCAATGAGAAAAGATGGCGGGACGAGTCACCTGCCGGGCCAGGTACCGCGCTTGGCACACATCAGCCCAGGTCATTGCCGTGCTGCTCGCTTCGGTCCTGGGCTCGCAAGGTGACATACCCTCCCCATACGCGTGTCAGCGTGGTCAGGATGCATGCCGCAGCGAAGACCCACGCCAACAATGCGAAATGCTGTGGCATCAGGCAGGCCAGCACGAAGAAGGCGATGGTCTCGGTGCCCTCGGTCAGGCCATCCAGATAATAGAAGGCCTTGCGGGTAAAGTTGGGACGCTCCAGCTGGTGCTTGGCCGCCATGATGGCAAAGGCCAGAAAGCTCGAACCCGTACCGACGAAGGCGAACAACAGTGCCACCGCCGCCATCGCATTAGCGGCCGAATCAGCCAGTGCGAAGCCCACCACCACGGCGGCATAGAACAGGAAATCGAGACAGATATCCAGAAAGCCACCGGCATCGGAGCTCAGGCCGGCATGCCGCGCCAGCGCGCCATCCAGCCCGTCCACCACCCGATTGATCAGGATAGCGACCAGCGCGAGCCCGAAATGTCCATACGCCAGCAACGGCAACGCCAGCATGCCGATGGCGAAGCCTGCGAGAGTCAGCTGATCCGGATGCAGACCGCGTGCCGCTGCGCTACGTGCCAGGCGTTTCAGAGGTGGCTGTACCCAGCGTGAGGTCCACTTGTCCAGCATGTTGCATCTACTCCCATGAGATCGTTGAGGTCATCATCATTCCAGCGCCTGACAGGCGCTCAACCGCGCGTCGGCGAGACCGAGCGCCCGGCAGGTACCGCACGTGCCAGCAGGAAAACCAGCAATGGCAGACAGGCCTGCAAGCAGGCGGCTACCGCAGTCAGGCGTGGGTCGGACCCCGTCGCCAGCGCCAGGGTTTCGGTGGTCAGGGTCGGGACACGCCCACCGCCCAGCACCACCGTCGGCACGTACTGCGCGATACTGACCGCGAAGGCTACTGCCCAGCTGATGGCCAGCGGCCTGAGCATCAGGCGCAGGCGAATACCGATCAGCACCTCGAGCCGTGGACGCCCCAGCAGACGTGCCGCCTGCTCGAGTCGGGTATCGAAGCGCGCCCAGGGGCCGGCCAGCGTCAGCCAGGCGTAAGGCAAGGCGAACAGCAGATGGCCGATCACCACTCCTGCCCACCCGGGACTGGCACCCAGGCTCAACCAGCCGACCTGGAACCCGAACAGAAAGCTTGCCTGCGGCAACAGCAATGGCAGATAGAGGCAGACCACGAAGCCGCGCAGGCGGCCACTTTCCCGCTCACGCTCGAACACCGCCACGCTGAGGATGACGGCCAGTGTCGCTACCAGCAGTGCCAGCCACAGGCTGTTGCTGAAGGCATCCCCCAGACCAGCGAGAGCCTGTTGCCAGCTCTCCCAGCCCCAGCGAGACGGCAGCAGCGCAGGGAAGAACCAGCTTCTGGCCACCGATTGCACGCCGATCACCACGAAGGCGAGCAGTGAGATCAGCGTGACCACGCCCAGCACTCCGCGCGCGACACGCCCGAACATGACGTCACTCGTCAGCGCCAGACGACTTGCGCGCGCCGGGTGATGGCTCAATACCCAATCGCGATGCCAGGTGAGCAGAGAGCGTCCCAGAGCCGCGCCCAGCGCCATCATCCCGATCACCAGCAGGGCCAGCATCAGGGCGCCGACACTCGCCGGCAGGCGCGCCGTCGGGTCACTGTCACGCCACAGTTCGACCAGGCGCACCGCCAGCGTCGGCGTACGCGTCGGCCCCAGCACCTGGGCGACATCCACCACCGCCAGCGAGTAGGCCAGCACCGCGCCGATGGGCAAGGCGATCGCGCGCATCACCTGGGGCATCAGAATGCGCCAGCGCAGCTGGGGGATGCTGTAGCCGAGCGCCTGCCCCGCCTGCAGTTGCGCGGTGACCGGCAGACGCGAGAGCGCCGTCTGCGCCATCAGCATCAAGAATGGCGCCTCCTTGAGCGCCAGACCGACCGCCAGCGTGATGCCATGGGCATCCGGCAGCGGATACTGCGGCGGCACCAGCACCTCGAAGGGTGCCATCAGCAGGCGCATCAGCACGCCACTCGGGGCAGCCAGCCACAAGAGCCCCAGCGCCAGCGCCAGATGCGGCATCGCCAGTATCGGGGCCAGCAGGCGCTCCATGCGCTCACCGAAGCGAGTCCCGGCGGCCGCCGAGACCCACCCCATGGTCAAAAGCACCGCCAGCAGCGTGCCACCGAGGCCACTGACCAGCGTCAGTCGAAAGCCCTCCGCCAGCCCGGGCAAGGCCCACCAGCGCTGCCAGGCGACCGCCGAGACTTGATCGAAGCCCAGCGTCGGCCACAGCCCGAAGGCCGGAGCGACCAGTCCGGCCAGCCCCAGTGCCGTAGGCCCGAGCAGCAACAGCAAGACGCCCCAGCGCAGCACGCGGGCGGGCGTCAGCGGCGCATGACCAGTGGCGGGAGCGACACGCCAGCGATCAGCGACCCATTGCGTCAGTTGCGATAGCGTCGCGCCCACTCGGCCTCCAACGCATCGGTCCAGCTCGGGTGTGGCTCGCTGAGCGGTGTGCCCAATGCCTCGGGCGACATGCTGCCGGGCAGTCTTGGCAAGGCATCGAAGGCAGCGCGCTCTTGTGGCGGCAAGCG
It includes:
- a CDS encoding ABC transporter permease, yielding MGATLSQLTQWVADRWRVAPATGHAPLTPARVLRWGVLLLLLGPTALGLAGLVAPAFGLWPTLGFDQVSAVAWQRWWALPGLAEGFRLTLVSGLGGTLLAVLLTMGWVSAAAGTRFGERMERLLAPILAMPHLALALGLLWLAAPSGVLMRLLMAPFEVLVPPQYPLPDAHGITLAVGLALKEAPFLMLMAQTALSRLPVTAQLQAGQALGYSIPQLRWRILMPQVMRAIALPIGAVLAYSLAVVDVAQVLGPTRTPTLAVRLVELWRDSDPTARLPASVGALMLALLVIGMMALGAALGRSLLTWHRDWVLSHHPARASRLALTSDVMFGRVARGVLGVVTLISLLAFVVIGVQSVARSWFFPALLPSRWGWESWQQALAGLGDAFSNSLWLALLVATLAVILSVAVFERERESGRLRGFVVCLYLPLLLPQASFLFGFQVGWLSLGASPGWAGVVIGHLLFALPYAWLTLAGPWARFDTRLEQAARLLGRPRLEVLIGIRLRLMLRPLAISWAVAFAVSIAQYVPTVVLGGGRVPTLTTETLALATGSDPRLTAVAACLQACLPLLVFLLARAVPAGRSVSPTRG
- a CDS encoding DUF3047 domain-containing protein, translating into MKTTSRQLSSFFPMLAAVASSGLLAAVMPSAALAADKTFTPAEILAWGEKTFEGQTAYRVVEREGRPALEARAQGQASARYLEEDISLEETPYLKWCWQVDSIYPGVNEKTKGGDDYPARLYVVNKTGILPWQVEAINYVWSSNEARGSHWDNAFTDRAILLAVESGDEKIGQWVAEVRDLRADYASLFGSKPSEIAGLALMADGDNAGGDATALFRGLSLSSDATPPSCGA
- a CDS encoding CDP-alcohol phosphatidyltransferase family protein, which produces MLDKWTSRWVQPPLKRLARSAAARGLHPDQLTLAGFAIGMLALPLLAYGHFGLALVAILINRVVDGLDGALARHAGLSSDAGGFLDICLDFLFYAAVVVGFALADSAANAMAAVALLFAFVGTGSSFLAFAIMAAKHQLERPNFTRKAFYYLDGLTEGTETIAFFVLACLMPQHFALLAWVFAAACILTTLTRVWGGYVTLRAQDRSEQHGNDLG